CAATAGTCTAAATTCAGCTTGGCAAAAATAcgaaaaggaaaataaacaacCTCTCAGTATACTCATACAGATTAATACAAGTGGAGAGGAAGGTAAGTAGCCTTAAACGAAGCAATCTaggaaaaaatgttaaagtttattataccctccaccataggatggaggtatacttatttcgtcattctgtttgtaacaccacgaaatatgcatctgagacgctataaagtatatatattcttgatcgtcatgtcattttaagtcgatctagccatgttcgatcgtctgtccgtctgtatgtcgaaagcacactaacttttgaaggagtaaaggtagccgcttgaaattttccacaaatactttttattagtgtaggtctattgggattgtaaatgggccaaatcgatccatgttttggtatagctgccatataaaccgatcttgggttttgacttcttgagcgtctaaaaggcgcaattctcgtccgatttgactgaaattttgcaagaagtgttttattataacttccaactactgtgcgttcaaatcgtatatggttcaaatcggtacataacctgatatggttgccatataaaccgatctgggatctggacttcttgagccaatagagcgcgcaattctcacccgatttggctgaaagttagcatgacgtgttttgttataacttccaactactgtgccaagtatggtttaaatcgatccataacctgatatagctgccatataaaccgatcttgggtcttgacttcttgagcctctagagtgcgcaattcttatccgattggaatggattttcgcacgacgtgttttgttatgatatccaacaactgtgccaagtatggttcaaatcggtccataacctgatatagctgccatataaaccgatcttgggtcttgacttcttgagcctctagagtgcgcaattcttatccgatttgaatgaatttctgcacgacgtgttttgttatgatatccattaactgtgccaagtatggtttaaatcggtccataacctgatatagctgtcatataaaccgatcttgggtcttgacttcttgagcctctagagtgcgcaattcttatccgattggaatggattttcgcacgacgtgttttgttatgatatccaacaactgtgccaagtatggttcaaatcggtccataacctgatatagctgccatataaaccgatcttgggtcttgacttcttgagcctctagaaggcgcaattcccatcggatttggctgaaatttttcatgaagtattttatttttactttcaacagttgtgtcaaataaggttcaaatcggttcataacctgatatagctgccatataaaccgatctgggattttgagcctctagagggcggaattattatccgatttgcctgaaattttgtactacggatcctctcatgcccatcaacatacgtgtttattatgatctgaatcggtctatagcccgatacagctcccatataaatcgatctctctattttacttcttgagcctccaaagggcgcaattcttattcgaattggctgacattttatacagttctccaacatgtaatttaattgtggtccaaaccggaccatatcttgatatcgctctaatagcagagcaaatcttttcttatatccttttttgtctaataagagatgccgggaaaggaactcgacatatgcgatccatggtggagggtatgtaagattcggcccggccgaacttaacacactcttacttttttttctttattgctTGTATTAGCCAAAAATGGCATAGAACCAGCTGCAGCCCCAAAACTTTATAAATTCATTAAGGAGAATCTAAAGGAACTTGATCTAAGGGGTATTATGACAATAGGGGCATTTGGCCACGACTACTCAAAGGGACCAAATCCAGATTTTATATCGCTAATGCAAGTGCACAAACAAATATGTGAAGAAAACCAATTGGATGAAAAAGATGTGCAAGTCTCAATGGGCATGTCGGATGATTTCGAAAGAGCTGTAAGTaataaaaaaaggcaaaaccaaaacaacaatCAATTTTAATgggaaaaagtaaacaaaataaatattttatataaaactatTTCCCCTTAAATGTGAATGTATGAGTAACTATGTGTGTGTCATATATTTCCTTTTATTTCTCTCTTCCAGATCGACATGGGCAGCACCATTGTGCGTGTGGGAAGTTCTATTTTTGGTTATCGGGCTAAGAAACCAACTGCTTAAGTCATCCATATAAGCAGGAAATAGATCGctcaaatatatacatacaagcAATCAAAACATATCTATACATATTTTTGTATGTATAGCCCAAACCCATTGATTTGAAAATGCcaaataattattattgttatcattgtgtttgttgaaaatttaatgCGCCTCTAATTCTAtttaactttctccattttctttttgttttttcttgcgCTTATTTTGAAAGTAGACGCGAGCTATTTGGTTTGCTAACACTGCATATACTATGGATGTCTGTACATATATCTGTACAAATATATCTCATGTCTAAAAGAAtttcgtttttaatttttgtttagacTTAGAACTATACATAGCGATCGTTTCCTAAATGACGCCGTACAAGGGAGAATGGCAGCAAGTTGCATGTACAAGATTTCGTATAGTATAAATGTATGCAAAACAACAATGTACCTGTATACGATAATAAATCAACATTTGTGTTTAGTGCAATACGCAAAAAGTTTAGAAATTCAATGCATTTTAGAAttgatacaatttttaaatactttttttttatcaaattataTGCAGATCCACCAGCTACCAATAAATGTTGAAGTTATGTCCTTccggatctcgacgttaataaatctccggtcCCGGACTGTATTTCAAAACTTTTCCTTTGTAAATGTTCTTCGACACTTGCTCGTCCACtctgcaaccttttcaaccttgcttaccgtgcagGAGTTTTCCctgcgcgttggaaggttgcgaacgttcagctcatccccaaaaaaggtggggcgaacaaccctgcgaattaccggccaattgcgatatgctccgcgctcttcaaggttatggagactatggttaaccatcatcttgtcagatacttagagtccaatggccttcttagcgatagaCAGCATGGGTTCCGccgaaatcgctctacgggagacctaatggcttTTTGTCGTatcgatggagtcgctctatccaccagtttggtgagagtaaggtcgtggctctggatatctccaaggcatttgatagggtctggcatggtgcacttttatcaaagctaatcgcttttggagtcggtaataacttatatatcgagctttctcagagatcgcaccaGCCACAAGGTTCTGTCCTCTCGCTtaactttttcttattttcattgacgatctattgggtcaggcttcgaatccagtctattcatttgccgatgacagcgATCTGTGTTATTCATAtgcattcgaccataggcccactcctcaagaaattgtgaacAGGGCGCAtaatggatgagacgctctcccaggatttgttggctatttctgagtggggtagaatgaacagagtagactttaacgcacagaagacgcagtgctgtttcttgtctcacaagcgattaaCTGACACTTTACAATCGCCAATATCTATCGGCGGTATAGATAttgcatgaagatacaatgtgatgaccgttggtcaaaacacgtattcgaagtgtcgaaagaagcattcaagtgtttgggctttcttaagcggtgcaagaaatatttcacctctt
This Stomoxys calcitrans chromosome 2, idStoCalc2.1, whole genome shotgun sequence DNA region includes the following protein-coding sequences:
- the LOC106086082 gene encoding pyridoxal phosphate homeostasis protein gives rise to the protein MIKRIMTDVDVKAGIQHILKRVEVAFEQRPKELKGEKPLLVAVSKTKPVEMIIDAYSVGQRHFGENYVQELVEKSQHPDILAQCPDIKWHFIGHLQSNKINKIIKLPNMHMVQTVDSEKLANSLNSAWQKYEKENKQPLSILIQINTSGEEAKNGIEPAAAPKLYKFIKENLKELDLRGIMTIGAFGHDYSKGPNPDFISLMQVHKQICEENQLDEKDVQVSMGMSDDFERAIDMGSTIVRVGSSIFGYRAKKPTA